GAAGTAGCGAGTTATATCCCAGTTGGTAAGGTATTTTGTTTGAATATAATTCAAGAGAATGATAAGCgtaacttcaaaaattccaaagaaaacttatacacaaccgaACAAGGTACTGATAATGAAATGGATAAATCCTTACTCAACTCCATAACCTAGTTTCATGAGGCCGTAAGGATTGTCAATGACCTTGTGAGATGCACCATCTCACACTTCTAACATGTCTCGCGACATGATCAAGCCTGCCAATTGGAACGTAGATAACATGAAATGGGAGCCTAATATCTGGTAAACCAAGAATAAGGACGTACaatagtaagaaaataaatattggATCTAATAACTTAACTTCAAGAAGTGGAATAAAATCCCGACTATTAAGCTAGCTAGGTTGATAAGCTTTTCAGGCCTTCCAGTATGTATACAAGTCTTTTCGAGTATGCTTATGATCAGTTATTTTAATATTAACGTATGACACTCTTTTTCCAACACATTGTCACACTTGATCTCTATCATAATTGATGatttacttgttttttttttctttctcttagcAGTAGATAAATTTAACAAGTTTTGTCATACagtattatatttatatttatatatacttcCTCAAATACAATTTCCACATAAAATATGTTTGTTGCtttgtaataaataaataaaatccctattaaaacaaaaaaataaaaacataagTTCATAACTGTGACATACCTAAAGTCTTTTTGAAAATTTCGTGTCATGACTCATGGGTCCAAGTTTTGTCCTTATCATTTTCTTTTTAACTCCAGTTTACCATCAAGGTTAAACTACTACTCGTTTAGTTTGGGTGAGTACTTTTAAAAAATGATCATTTACTGCAATAGTCATCGGTTACTAAAGCTTTTCTATTAACTTCGGTACGTAATTGGCGTATGGCATTGACGAGTAGGTTATTCTTTTTCTCCCACATCGGTAGCGTTAAGACAACATTCGAGGAAAGAGGCATATAAAAAGAGATGGCAGAACAAAGGGTCACTCATCTTTGCGCTTGGGGCAATGACGCAGCTAGTGAGGTACTAACCGAGGCGCGTCAATTGCTGGTTGAAAACTATTTCCAAACCCCCTCTTTGGCCTGGGTTCTGCCTTGGCCATTGAGAATTTTTGAAAGGGCTTCCCTTCTGGGTAAAGCCCCACAATTCTTAGTCTAATATTTTTTTCACTTAGCAACGTACTTAGTCTACTTCTTAGTTTGCCTCAAATAAGGCCTACCGAAAATAAGAGAAAGAGTAGTTCCGTAGCAAAACTGAAAGGGGTTAAAACCCTTTAGAACTTTGGCCGAAAGATGGCTTAAAGAGAAACTTTTAAGGTTACTTAAAACGGAGGACTTCACAATTTAAGAGCTGACCAGCAACCCCAGTTGGTTTATGAAAAGTTTGATATGATCGCTCATCAGCAGAGGAATAGTCATACCATGAAATTAATCTGCTCCGCCATCATCATGACCATGTAGACCATTAACTAGGAGCAGATGGAAATAATAGGAAGCTTGTTGCTTTAACAGTATATATATTCAATGATTCAGTTGCGATTTCATGGCCAAGCATTGAATATCCTTTTAAGCAACAACCCTCCAATTAGTTCCACCTGTTCTGTATGAGCAGAACAGTGATTCGGTGAAACAAACTGCTTCTCTTTCTTTACTATAGATTATAGATATGTTCATCGGAGGTTCCAGGTCCTGCATATTTTCCAGAGGAAAAGATCTTTAAGCATTTCGGACTCTTGCTCGCAGATAGTACTTCCAATCGCTGTTCAGTAGGGCCCTGTTCATACTCCTCCAACCAAACAGAATCACTCCGTTTATTATCGGCTTTGAAGAGCCCATTCAGGGTTCTCCGCGCAGTTACCACACATCTTTGTGAGGGTGAACTAAATGGGGTCATAGTCTTTTATAGGAACGGTGACCTCAACTTCATTGGAGTTATCATGAGCAATATCACTTGAAAATACAATCAGCAATTTAGAGGAACAAACGGTTGAGCCAAAAGATAATATAATAGCGAAACAAGAAATATCTCCCTAAACAGTCTTATAAGTGGAGCAAGTCAAATCATTATACATATCCAGTCGATCAGTAATACTGTTGGTGACAAAGTtgttggtgatccaccagttgcTGCTGAACCGGATAATCTGACCTTCAACCCTTGCTCCGGAGAAACCTGATATGTAATATGGAAAGAGGGAGAAAATAGTGAACTTCCAAGTGAATAACATACAAGCACAAGAATAAATGCATAATAAAAAGCTTAGGCACCTTTACTAATGGTTTCTGCACAGAACCCGAAACCGAAGCAATCGCAGTCATATAAAGCGCTACATGAGTTTGTGCGGTGTTGAGGCTACAAAATAACAATGAAGAATCAATTGAAATAATTTTATGCATTTTAGACTGGGATATGATAACAACTACTGTAAGTCTGTAACCTTGCAGCTTATGATGAAGCATGGAAGTCTAGATCCCACAAGAACAGGACAAGTATAAAAAGCACATAGGCTACGCAAAATGTGTATTGGAACCTTGCAGAATATAGAAGTCAGAATATATTCACAAGGATACTAAAATAGGCAGTGTAAACTAAGTTGCCCAACACAGACAAGAATGACAACCAATCCTCTCCATGGAATTGCTTGGTTACCTGAACCAAAGCACACTCCTGAATAAATGCAAAGCATGTGTGGAATCATGAATAGACAAATGATATTTTACTGAAAAGAGTGGCCAAACTTCATATTGAAGGAAAAGCAGATTTAGACACGTGACTAAATATGGCCACCTCAAACCAGATATCTAtattcccatttttcccttttTAAGGGGATGACGGTTTTTTTGGGTC
Above is a genomic segment from Lycium barbarum isolate Lr01 chromosome 12, ASM1917538v2, whole genome shotgun sequence containing:
- the LOC132625206 gene encoding uncharacterized protein LOC132625206 translates to MNVQLEGFTVGFHPQSWEIVYNGMTQMGYEAAHKEFSLNTAQTHVALYMTAIASVSGSVQKPLVKVSPEQGLKVRLSGSAATGGSPTTLSPTVLLIDWICIMI